The Chryseobacterium suipulveris genome window below encodes:
- a CDS encoding heavy metal translocating P-type ATPase encodes MAENCFHCGQDIAKERISFDEKVFCCNGCKSVYEILNLNNLGNFYELNKRSGIRPDESSSQFDYLDTPEIFEKVTDFSEGNTSLVTFKIPVIHCSSCIWLLESLQTLNKNINYSQVNFTRKTVQISFNQNELKLSDLAKFLTNLGYKPVINLETAERKEETLDKTLLIKLAIAGFAFGNGMFFSYPEYAAEVMGTSDFWFDKYKNLFRFIMFLLATPVVFYSASDYFKSAWFGLKNKIVNIDVPIVLGILMLYGRSIYEVLTDYGAGYFDTLCGLLFFMLLGKLFQKRTYSALSYDRDYKSFYPIAVTKIDFHGKQENILLSELKVGDRILVRNQEIIPVDSILINGEGNIDNSFITGESASVPKKAGDKIFAGGKQTGSALELEVIKTVNQSYLTQLWNKEAFKKHETGLDTLTNHISKYFTFTILGITLIAGIYWIRVDFEKMFQVVAAILIIACPCALALSAPFTFGHVMRILGRNKFYVKDTLTIEKISKIGTLVFDKTGTITHQKKADIVFEGTEIQEFDLKNIKSLVKNSNHPLSKSLYEFLEIEDEHFPVEHFLEIPGKGYEAEVRGKTYRIGSAKLVGQESKNLETAVYISGNNEYLGKFIFKNEYRENLNSLFKKLHGYNIHILSGDNSSEENQLKSMIPNPQGMAFNQSPEDKLNYIKNLQEKGQKVAMLGDGLNDAGALKQSNVGIAVADDTNSFTPSSDVIMSGEKITELDKYLNYSKDAMTIVKMTFAISLMYNVIGVSFAVLGKVSPLFAAILMPISSISVVVFTSVATWWRSSKYFSIRK; translated from the coding sequence GTGGCCGAAAACTGTTTTCATTGTGGGCAAGACATCGCGAAAGAGCGGATTTCTTTCGACGAAAAGGTGTTTTGCTGCAACGGCTGCAAATCGGTTTATGAAATCCTGAACCTCAATAATTTAGGTAATTTCTACGAGCTCAATAAACGGTCGGGAATCCGTCCAGATGAAAGCTCCTCGCAGTTTGATTATCTCGACACTCCTGAAATTTTTGAGAAAGTGACCGATTTTTCCGAAGGAAACACGAGTTTGGTTACGTTTAAGATTCCTGTAATTCACTGTTCATCATGCATCTGGTTGCTTGAAAGTTTGCAGACGCTGAACAAAAACATCAATTATTCCCAGGTTAATTTCACCAGAAAAACAGTTCAGATTTCCTTTAACCAAAACGAACTGAAACTGAGCGATTTGGCGAAATTCCTAACCAATCTCGGGTACAAACCAGTCATCAATCTGGAAACCGCTGAAAGAAAAGAGGAAACTCTTGACAAGACTTTGCTCATTAAATTAGCAATTGCAGGGTTCGCATTCGGAAACGGAATGTTTTTTTCCTATCCCGAATACGCCGCTGAAGTAATGGGAACAAGCGATTTCTGGTTCGACAAATACAAGAATCTGTTCCGATTTATTATGTTCCTTTTGGCGACTCCCGTTGTTTTTTACTCCGCTTCAGATTACTTCAAATCGGCTTGGTTTGGCTTAAAGAATAAAATCGTCAACATCGATGTACCGATTGTTTTAGGGATTTTGATGCTCTATGGGAGAAGCATTTACGAGGTGCTCACCGATTACGGAGCGGGTTATTTCGACACTTTGTGTGGACTGCTGTTCTTCATGTTGCTCGGAAAACTATTTCAAAAAAGAACGTACAGCGCACTTTCCTACGACCGCGACTACAAATCGTTTTACCCGATTGCCGTGACCAAAATCGATTTCCATGGAAAGCAGGAAAATATTCTTCTTTCGGAATTAAAAGTCGGCGACCGGATTTTGGTGAGAAACCAGGAAATTATTCCCGTAGATTCCATTTTAATTAATGGTGAGGGAAATATCGACAACAGTTTCATCACGGGCGAAAGCGCGTCAGTTCCTAAAAAAGCAGGAGACAAAATTTTCGCGGGCGGAAAACAGACAGGTTCTGCATTAGAACTGGAAGTTATCAAAACCGTAAACCAAAGTTATCTTACGCAACTTTGGAATAAAGAAGCATTCAAAAAACACGAAACGGGACTTGATACTTTAACCAACCATATTTCCAAATACTTCACCTTCACCATTTTAGGAATCACCTTGATTGCAGGAATTTACTGGATCCGCGTGGATTTTGAGAAAATGTTTCAGGTGGTTGCAGCGATTCTGATCATTGCTTGTCCGTGTGCATTGGCGTTGTCTGCTCCGTTTACGTTTGGACACGTGATGCGGATTTTGGGGCGGAATAAATTTTATGTTAAAGATACTTTAACCATCGAAAAAATATCTAAAATCGGCACACTGGTTTTTGACAAAACGGGAACGATCACCCATCAGAAAAAAGCTGACATCGTTTTTGAAGGAACTGAAATTCAGGAATTTGACTTAAAGAACATTAAATCATTAGTAAAAAATTCCAATCACCCGCTTTCAAAATCTCTATATGAATTTCTGGAAATTGAGGATGAGCACTTCCCTGTTGAACATTTTCTTGAAATTCCTGGGAAAGGTTATGAAGCCGAAGTTCGTGGGAAAACGTATAGAATCGGTTCTGCAAAATTGGTTGGTCAGGAATCCAAAAATTTGGAAACTGCAGTTTATATCAGCGGAAATAATGAGTACTTAGGAAAATTCATCTTTAAAAATGAATACCGCGAAAACTTGAATTCTCTATTTAAAAAACTTCACGGTTACAATATCCATATTCTCAGTGGTGACAATTCTTCGGAAGAAAACCAGCTGAAGTCGATGATTCCGAATCCGCAAGGAATGGCGTTTAACCAAAGTCCTGAAGACAAATTGAACTACATCAAAAACTTACAGGAAAAAGGACAAAAAGTGGCGATGCTCGGCGACGGACTAAATGATGCAGGTGCTTTGAAACAAAGCAACGTGGGAATCGCGGTTGCGGATGACACCAATTCGTTCACGCCTTCATCGGATGTAATCATGTCGGGAGAAAAAATCACGGAACTCGACAAATACCTGAACTATTCGAAAGATGCGATGACGATAGTGAAAATGACTTTCGCGATCAGCTTAATGTACAATGTAATTGGGGTGAGCTTCGCTGTACTTGGTAAGGTTTCTCCACTATTTGCCGCGATTCTGATGCCGATCAGCTCGATCAGTGTGGTGGTGTTTACTTCTGTGGCAACTTGGTGGCGGAGCTCTAAATATTTCAGTATCAGAAAGTAA
- the ccoS gene encoding cbb3-type cytochrome oxidase assembly protein CcoS — protein sequence MDILYLMILCSVTLAVVFLIIFIVNARKGQFEDDESPAVRILLDSEVIKEEEPQNEETVKKDIEEKSD from the coding sequence ATGGATATACTGTACCTGATGATTCTTTGCAGCGTGACATTGGCAGTAGTTTTCCTGATTATTTTCATCGTGAATGCCAGAAAAGGTCAGTTTGAAGACGATGAATCCCCTGCAGTAAGGATTTTGCTGGATTCGGAGGTGATTAAGGAAGAGGAGCCGCAAAATGAAGAAACAGTTAAAAAAGATATAGAAGAAAAAAGTGATTAG